A genomic window from Etheostoma spectabile isolate EspeVRDwgs_2016 chromosome 13, UIUC_Espe_1.0, whole genome shotgun sequence includes:
- the LOC116700836 gene encoding huntingtin-associated protein 1 isoform X2 codes for MQNPDCCRDSIGGRYISFGKPHLRHRLHIDLNIMSDNCDALSAAPEEAGDATVGVHFIHLEEVMDVSEEWQDANERQELRRRLREAATRCRQKRENHDRLLEHGLDLEAEINETEAENNYLTGKVKELKQQMDNIRKRREKEEEEEEEEEEGEEALQQELLSEEENWERWNHLTHNIRKMEKENENLLEKIKDLPAEEYQGQIQLLGTAEQEYKQNLEQVQEVLRRKDDEIEQKSMTLVQFNNTVEESLNSIKKLKQDQQKLRKQLSRRQEEQILAAWNTSTMVVVSEEPVGRIKGRRMHPLLCPSFWRYPCLHGACLQLPRS; via the exons ATGCAGAATCCAGACTGTTGCAGAGACTCAATAGGTGGGAGATACATTTCATTTGGTAAACCACATTTGAGACATAGGTTACACATCGACTTAAACATCATGTCTGACAATTGTGACGCCTTGAGTGCCGCTCCAGAGGAAGCCGGTGATGCAACGGTGGGGGTGCACTTCATACATCTGGAAGAAGTAATGGACGTATCTGAGGAGTGGCAAGATGCCAA TGAACGACAAGAGCTGAGGAGAAGACTCCGTGAGGCTGCGACCCGCTGCAGACAGAAGAGGGAGAACCACGACAGGTTGTTGGAGCACGGACTAGACCTGGAGGCCGAGATAAATGAGACGGAGGCTGAGAATAACTACCTCACCGGCAAAGTGAAAGA GTTGAAACAGCAGATGGATAACATAAGAAAaaggagggagaaggaggaggaggaggaggaggaggaggaggagggtgaagAAGCCCTGCAGCAGGAGCTTCTGTCTGAGGAAGAGAACTGGGAGCGGTGGAATCATTTGACACATAACATAAGGAAGATG GAAAAGGAGAACGAGAACCTGCTGGAGAAAATTAAGGATTTGCCGGCTGAG GAATATCAGGGACAAATACAACTGCTGGGGACAGCTGAGCAGGAGTATAAG CAAAACCTGGAGCAGGTTCAGGAAGTCCTACGTAGAAAAGACGATGAAATAGAGCAG AAATCCATGACCTTGGTTCAATTCAACAACACGGTAGAGGAGAGTTTGAACAGCATCAAG AAGCTCAAGCAGGATCAGCAGAAACTCCGAAAGCAGCTGAGCAGGAGACAAGAGGAGCAGATATT AGCTGCATGGAATACATCAACTATG GTGGTCGTGTCTGAAGAGCCTGTGGGAAGGATTAAAGGTAGGAGGATGCATCCTCTTTTGTGTCCTTCTTTCTGGAGGTATCCTTGCCTCCATGGTGCCTGTCTGCAACTGCCCAGATCCTGA
- the LOC116700836 gene encoding trichohyalin isoform X1, which translates to MQNPDCCRDSIGGRYISFGKPHLRHRLHIDLNIMSDNCDALSAAPEEAGDATVGVHFIHLEEVMDVSEEWQDANERQELRRRLREAATRCRQKRENHDRLLEHGLDLEAEINETEAENNYLTGKVKELKQQMDNIRKRREKEEEEEEEEEEGEEALQQELLSEEENWERWNHLTHNIRKMEKENENLLEKIKDLPAEEYQGQIQLLGTAEQEYKQNLEQVQEVLRRKDDEIEQKSMTLVQFNNTVEESLNSIKKLKQDQQKLRKQLSRRQEEQILAAWNTSTMDKNSVEDKDGRPLMKKRWSCLKSLWEGLKVGGCILFCVLLSGGILASMVPVCNCPDPDCNLWDITFNLLEPYGQLHQALRLYY; encoded by the exons ATGCAGAATCCAGACTGTTGCAGAGACTCAATAGGTGGGAGATACATTTCATTTGGTAAACCACATTTGAGACATAGGTTACACATCGACTTAAACATCATGTCTGACAATTGTGACGCCTTGAGTGCCGCTCCAGAGGAAGCCGGTGATGCAACGGTGGGGGTGCACTTCATACATCTGGAAGAAGTAATGGACGTATCTGAGGAGTGGCAAGATGCCAA TGAACGACAAGAGCTGAGGAGAAGACTCCGTGAGGCTGCGACCCGCTGCAGACAGAAGAGGGAGAACCACGACAGGTTGTTGGAGCACGGACTAGACCTGGAGGCCGAGATAAATGAGACGGAGGCTGAGAATAACTACCTCACCGGCAAAGTGAAAGA GTTGAAACAGCAGATGGATAACATAAGAAAaaggagggagaaggaggaggaggaggaggaggaggaggaggagggtgaagAAGCCCTGCAGCAGGAGCTTCTGTCTGAGGAAGAGAACTGGGAGCGGTGGAATCATTTGACACATAACATAAGGAAGATG GAAAAGGAGAACGAGAACCTGCTGGAGAAAATTAAGGATTTGCCGGCTGAG GAATATCAGGGACAAATACAACTGCTGGGGACAGCTGAGCAGGAGTATAAG CAAAACCTGGAGCAGGTTCAGGAAGTCCTACGTAGAAAAGACGATGAAATAGAGCAG AAATCCATGACCTTGGTTCAATTCAACAACACGGTAGAGGAGAGTTTGAACAGCATCAAG AAGCTCAAGCAGGATCAGCAGAAACTCCGAAAGCAGCTGAGCAGGAGACAAGAGGAGCAGATATT AGCTGCATGGAATACATCAACTATG GATAAGAATAGTGTAGAAGACAAAGATGGGAGGCCCCTAATGAAGAAAAG GTGGTCGTGTCTGAAGAGCCTGTGGGAAGGATTAAAGGTAGGAGGATGCATCCTCTTTTGTGTCCTTCTTTCTGGAGGTATCCTTGCCTCCATGGTGCCTGTCTGCAACTGCCCAGATCCTGACTGCAACTTGTGGGACATCACTTTCAACCTGCTGGAGCCCTACGGCCAGCTCCACCAAGCCCTCCGCCTTTACTATTAG